The nucleotide sequence GGTCCTTCGGTGGCGCAACGTCCATCGAACTCGCAGCGATTGATGAGCGAGTGAAGGCCGCGATCGACCAAGATGGTCAGTTGTTCGGCAGCGCATCGACGCGGGGCACGGCCAGGCCCTTCATGTTGATGCATTCATCTGAGCCACCGGCCCCGCCAGAGTCGGCTGGGGAGGAGGAACGGGAGATGTTCACTGCCGTCATGCAGGAACTGAGTGGCGTTACGCGAGAGGCCCACGCCTCGCTCAAATCTCTTGCCAGCGGTGATTGGTACGATGTCACGATCGCAGGGACGAACCATGGGAGCTTCTCGGACCTCACGCTTTTCTATCCAGGTGCGTCGCCAGGCATCGATCCGGCGAGGGCCCACGAGATCATCAACAGCCTGACGGTGGCGTTCTTCGATCGCTACCTCAAAGGGACCGACTCAAGCCTTTTGGAGTCTCCGAGCGAGCGTTTCCCCGAGGTGACCCTCGATCGCCGGGTCCAGCCGCCTGGAGCGTAGTGGGCGATACCGATAACCGAGGGTATGTATCCGCCTAACACGGAATGAATAATGTCCGGATAAGCTGCGGAAGCTGGAGCACGCGGCGTGTACCTCGCGCTCCGCGTCACCATGGTGGTCCGGCAGCATAATTCCAAAGTCGTTAGGTGGCTCTGGGAGACGTGCCCGAGGGCGAACTGAGCGAGGATCGCCTCCTGAGCTACCGAAAGCTGGAAGCGGAGTCGGCCTACGAGCGCCGAAGAGTGGACCCACGAGCCAGGGTTGAGCGGGTCGCTGAAGAAAAGACTACGAAGAGGACGCTCAAGTATCCCTCGAAGCATCAACGGCGGGGCTAGCGACGGGGCAACCTAACAAGCGATTGCTACTGACACGGGTTACCTGGTGGGTAACCGGCCACTCGGCTATCGCCTCGCGGCCCTTGTTCGCATGCGGCCCGTGCAGCAGGATCGTGAGACGTTATGCGGTGCATCGAACAGCTGAGAAGTATGAACTTGGACTTGAGACGGATCAGACAAATGAAATAGATAGCCACCTCGCTCGTTGTAGCGACTTTGGTCCTCGCGGGCTGCGCTGGAAGCGAGTCCGCGATGCCTCCGGAGGACGCAGCCCAGCTCGAAGCGATCTTAGAGGATGTGCGCTTGGGCTGGGAGCAAGGGGACGGAGCTGCGTTCTATTCCCATTTCCTGGACTGGGAGGCCGCTCGCTACTTCGAGGGTGGGGGCGAGAACCTTGGGCTCCGCGATCTCGTCGAGAATCATGTAGAACCAGAGGCCGAGCTTGGCCTGAGTCTCGGGTTCTCCAACGTTCAGACGCATTTCGAGGGCGGATTTGCTTGGGCGATCGTCGATACAGAAATCCAATTGACGACGCCGGACGGACGAGAGATCCACAACCGAGGGCACGGAACGTACCTCTTCCGGTGGGTGGCCGACGCCTGGAAGGTCGTGCACACCCAGTCCGCGAGTTCGCCAGTCCGAGACGAAGGCTAGCCACCTGTCGCCACCCCGGTGCGACCATTTGCGAGAGCGCATCTAGGGGTGATCGTCCGTCTGCGGGGCGCACCGTCTACCAAGCGATTGCTGCAGTCACGGAAGAGCTCGGTGAAGCGCTGCGCGCTTGTGCGCAGGCAGGCCGCGCAGCAGAATCGCAAGACGTTAGATGTCGCTGGCGCTCAAGAGGAAGGAATGACTCAGATCAAACGATCGTACTGCCTGCTGGCTCTATTCTCGCTCGTGGCTCCATTGCCGGCGCTGGCTCAGGGCATCGTGACACACGATATCGACTACCTAAGCTCTGCAGAATATGAGGACGGGAAGGATCTCCTCGACATCTACATGCCGGAGGGAGTCGCTGACGCCCCGGTGGTCGTGTTTTTCCATGGCGGAGCTCTACGGGCCGGCGACAAGAGCGATGGCCAGGGGGTCGCACAGCGCCTAGTTCCGCATGGAATCGGAGTCGTCTCGGCCAGCTACCGCCTGACACCCTCCGTTATGCATCCTGCCCATGTTCAGGATGCCGCAGCTGCAACGGCTTGGGTTGTCGAGAATATTGCCGACTACGGCGGCAACCCAGACAATGTGTACGTGTCTGGGCACTCAGCCGGGGCCTATCTGGCTGCCCTCCTCACGCTCGATCCGAGCCACTTGGAGGTGCATGATCTTGATCCGTCCTCGCTACGCGGCTCCATCCCGATCAGCGCGTTTCTCTATGTTGAGGAGACTGCTGCAGACCGCCCGAAAGACGTGTGGGGCACAGATCCCGCGGACTGGTTGGTGGCGTCAGTCGCCCCGCATATCGGCACGGCGGGAGGGCGCATGCTCCTCATCTATGCCGATGGAGACGACGAGTGGCGCCGTGAGCAGAATGAGAGATTTGGTGAAGCCATGCGTTCGGCCGGTAGTCACGGTGTCCGGGTCGTCGAGGTGCCGAATCGGAATCACATGTCGTTGATGACTGATCTCAACGCATCGGACGATCACATCGGTGACCTAATGCTCAGATTCATCCAGCAGCACGAGTAGGAATCACCGTGCGGGTGCGACATCTAACAAGCCATTGCTACGGACGCGAGTTAGCTGCGTGGCATCTCGGGTAACTTCTGGGAAGTTGTCAGCGTCTCTGTCGCGCAGCAGAATCGCAAATCGTTATGCAGCGCACCGTGAGCGTGCCCGCTCAACAACTTGGGTGTTCAGATGGTCGTGTAGTGTGGAGACGACTTGAGCAGACAACGAAGCCGAGCGTGCCCATTTGTGGTCCCCGCGGATCACGGGGGCGCGGTGTACCGGGGCCGTGCAGATCTTGCCCGGGTCGCCCCCCTACACCCTCCTGCAATGTGAGTATTCATGCCCCGACGCTCCGAGAGGCCCAAAACGAACACACCCCCTAGGCGCGGGTGGTCGGTAGTGTCGACCGGGTGTCTAATGGCTCTCTCATGGTTCGCCATCTCCGCCCACCCGGCGCTATCGCAAGCCGTGGGCTCTGAGATGCCGGCGCGTCTAGCCGTCTTCCTCGACTGCGGGTCTTGCGACGAGACGTTCATCCGGCAAGAGATGACTTACCTGGACTACGTCCGTGATCGCGAAGTGGCAGACGTACACGTCCTAGTGACTCAGCAGAACACGGGTGCGGGTGGACGAGCGCAGACGTTCGATCTTATTGGCCAGGGGCCGTTTGAGGGGATGGACGTCTCGACGGTCTATACAACCAACGTGGACGCGACCGCGGCGGAAGAGCGGGACGGATTCGCTCGCACGCTCGAAGCGATTCTCGTTCCGTACCTGATGGGGACGTCCGTGGGTGATCGACTCAATGTCGAGGTCGCAGCTCCGGAAGATGCAACGAGTGGGCAGGCGCAGCCGGAGGATGATCCATGGGACCATTGGACCATCGAGATGTACGCGGACGGAAGCGCAGACTTTGAATCCCGGCAGCGATCCTACGACACCCGTTATGGAATCTACGTAAACCGGGTGACGGAGGATTGGAAGATCCAGCTTCGGCCGTTCTTCAACTACAACTACGACCGCTTCGACAGGGGCGACAATACGATCGAGAGCACGTCCAGGCGTGACGGCTTTACCAGCTATGTCGTCCGGAGCATTTCACCCCATTGGTCGGTCGGTGCTTTCGGGGATGTCTTCACGTCGACATTCGACAATGTCGATAGGCGATTTCGTATTATGCCAGCCGTCGAATGGAGCCTCTATCCGTATCGAGACGCGACGCGGCGCCAGCTCACGGTAGCCTACCGGGTTGGAGCCTCGGACATACGGTACCGAGACACCACGATTTACGACGAGACGCACCAGCGGCTTCCAGAGCACATCCTGAGCGCGGGTTACGAAGTGACTCAGCCCTGGGGAGAGGTGGATGTGGGGATCAATGCATCGCAGTACCTGCACGATCTTGAGCGCTACAGCCTTGAGTTCAATGGGACGATCGCGTTTCGGGTCACGCAGGGGTTGTCCATCGAGATCGGCGGTGGGGTGGAGTTCATCCACAATCAGCTCAATCTGCCGAAGGGTGGTGCCGACCTCGAGGAAATCCTTTTGCGGCGTCGCCAGCTTGAGACGAACTACGAGGCAGGACTCAGTTTCGGGTTTCGCTACCGTCTCGGTTCGATCTTCAACAACGTCGTCAACCCGCGCCTCGGGGGAGGCGGGCAGGATCGATTCTGACCTCGGGGGGGCTGGGGCACAGCCCAACAAGGAATCGCTGCTGTCGCGGGATGAACTGGAGGGTCACGCGGTCACTCGGCTTGCACCTCGCGACCGGTGGGAAGCATTGTAGTCGCGCAGCAGAACTCCAAAGTCGTTAGACAGCAGCCCATGAGAGGCGGTGTGATGCGAGTAAGCAGCGCGTTGAGGCGAAAGGCTCTTGGAGCTGGGCACACGTGCGTCGTGGGCTGCGTTCTCGTTGCGTCGGTGGCGTCCTGCAGCCCCGACCGTGACAGCGATTCACAGGAGGCCGGACCGATCTACATCGAGCCGACTGAGGTTCATGTAGTGGGGAGATCGGACGCTCTCGCCGTCGTGCATGACCTAGAGGTGCTGCCGGACGGCCGTATCTGGGTGCTGAACTCGCTACCGCCCTTCTTCATCGGGTTCGGCCCAGACGGTGAGTTGATCGGAACACACGGTGAGGTTGGAGGGGGCCCCGAAGAGTTCCGACGGCCCGCTGGCTTTGTAGTCGGCGCCCCTGAGGGCGAGGCCTGGGTCCTGGATACTCACCGCCATGGTCTGGTTCGGGTCTCGAGGCCAGACGAGCCGTGGACCGAGGTGCGACTTCCCCGGGCAGATCTTCCGCCTGGGACGGTACAAGGCGGGCTAGACCTCCTCACCCCGCTCGTTCGGACAGCGCGCCTTGGGGACGAGGTCGTCATACCGCACTCCACCGGCACGCTGGAGTCCGGTGCGTTCTCGATGGTCGAGACCATCCTGAAAGCCGACCTGATGACTCTCGATCCCGCGACGGGTGGTGTCGAACGAGTGCTGAGCATCGGGCGAACTCTTGATGATCCATTCTCAGAGTTCACTCCCACCGAGGGGGGCTTCCCCCTATGGAAGCGGCTTTGGGCGGTGTGTGGTGGGCATCTGCGAGTCTACGACCGAGTTCGTAACCAACTCCGAGGCTTCGATCGCTCCGGCGGGGAATTAGAGCCGCTCGGACTTCCCCCTACGGGATTGGCCGAGGTCGCTCCTCAAGACTTCGCTCGGGTGGTCTTCCCTTTGCGTCAGGCGGAGATCACTGGGGGGGTGGGCGACCGGTTGAGTTCGGAGGACAGCCTTCGTCTCGTCACCCAGATGGCCCGAGGCGTAAAGGGTAGCGCAGCAGAACTGGCTGCCTATCTCCCACCCTTTGTCGACTTCCGTTGCTCTCCATCGGGGACCATGTGGTTACGACCGATCGAACTGGATGGAGCCGGTCTTGCTGGGGGCAGACCGTGGCTGCGGGTAGATCGCGATGGAGGGTCTCGGGTGATCATGCTACCCCCTCGCTTCGACGCTCTCCGATTCTTGGAGGACCGGGTGTTCGGAGCACTGCGTGACGACCTCGACGTTCCCTCAGTCGCATGGGCACAGTTGCCTGGCGGCTGACGGATGGGAGAGCCGGGCCGGGCCGCCGTCTAGCAAGCGATTGTTGCTGTCGCGGGATGGGCGGTGAGGGTCACGCGGTCACTCGGCTTGCACCGCACGATCGGTGGGAGGCATTGTAGTCGCGCAGCAGAATTCCAAAGTTGTTAGAACGCATCCCCCCAACCTCTGGTGTTCATGTTCGAGCACTATCGGCCTTTCGCCCTTATGGCGAACGGTGTCGAAATCCAAGGCGTCATCGGCGGTGAGGGCCCGCCTCTCCTGCTGCTCCATGGCTATCCTCAGACCCACGTCATGTGGCACAAGGTTGCTGGCGACCTTGCTGAACACTTCACAGTCGTGGCGGCTGATCTCCGCGGATACGGACGATCATCGAAGCCCGATCCGGCACCTGACCATAGCACCTACTCGAAGCGAGCTATGGCGCGAGACATGGTCGACCTTATGCACGGTCTAGGCTTCGATCGTTTCGCAATTCTCGCGCATGATCGAGGCGCGCGGGTGGCGCATCGCCTGGCCTTGGATTCACCGGAATCGGTGGTCAGAATGGTACTACTGGACATCGCTCCGACTCGCGAGATGTATGCGCATGCAGATGCGTCGTTCGCCCGAGCCTACTGGCACTGGTTCTTCCTCATCCGTCCCTCGCCCCTACCCGAGCGAATGATCGGCGCGGATCCGAGAGCATACTGGGTGGAGAAGTGTGGGGCGGGTTCTGCAGGTCTGAATCCGTTTACTCCCGACGCGCTTGCAGCCTACCTAGACGCCTTCGATGACCCGAGGGCGATCGCTGCGAGCTGCGAGGACTACCGAGCCGCCGTGACGATTGATATCCTCCACGACGACCAGGATGGCGGGAAGAAGGTCGCCTGCCCGATCAGGGTCCTATGGGGGGAGAAGGGGGTGATCGAGGCCCACTTCGACTGCCTGGCACTCTGGCGTGAGCGCGCCGAACAGGTGGACGGCGAGGCGTTGCCCGGCGGGCACTATCTTGCCGAAGAATTACCCGATCAGGTGGTCGGTCACACGCTCGAGTTCCTGCACCAAGGGGGTGCCTAGATGGCCCAGAAGCAGATCTACCGGATCGCTACCATTCCGGGTGATGGGATCGGGTGCGAGGTGATACCGGCCGGCCAGCGCGCGGTGGAGGTTGTGGCGAAACGCCACGGCTTTGGTGTGAGGTGGGACGAGTTCGATTGGTCTTGTGAGCGGTACGCGGAGACGGGTCGGATGATGCCCAAGGACGGCGTTGCCCAAGTCCGTTCGCACGATGCCATCTATCTGGGCGCAGTTGGGTTCCCCGGGGTGCCGGATCACGTCTCCCTTTGGGGGCTACTGATCCCACTCCGACGAGAGTTGGATCAGTACGCGAATGTCCGGCCCGTCAAGCTGCTGAAGGGCATCGAGTCTCCTCTCAAAGGTCGAGGAGAAGCAGACATCGATTTCGTCGTGGTCCGAGAGAACGTCGAGGGAGAGTATTCGGAGGTAGGCGGTCGGATCTACGCCGGAACCGAGCGAGAAACGGTGATGCAGGAGGCCGTGTTCACACGTCGGGGGGTGGACCGAATCATGGAATACGCCTTCAGTCTGGCAGACGCGAGACCAAGGCGGCACGTGACCTCGGCCACCAAGTCGAACGGGATCGTGCACACGATGCCCTTCTGGGATGAGCGGTTTCGTGCGGCGGGGGCTCGGTACCCTGGGGTTGAGACCGCCCAGTACCACATCGACATCCTCACGGCTCACTTCGTGCTTCACCCGGACTGGTTCGATGTTGTGGTCGCATCGAATCTGTTCGGGGATATCCTCTCCGATCTTGGGCCGGCCGTCGCCGGATCCATCGGCATCGCCCCCGCTGCGAATCTCAATCCCGACCGGTCGTTCCCCTCCATGTTCGAGCCGGTCCACGGGTCGGCTCCTGACATCGCTGGTCGGGGTGTTGCGAACCCGATTGCTGCGATTTGGAGTGCCGCGATGATGCTGGAGCACTTGGGTCAGAGCGAGGCGGCCCGCGAACTAGAAGCTGCGATCGAGGTATCACTGGCGTCCGAGCACACGCGTACGCGCGATCTCGGAGGGTCAGCCGACATGGAAGAGGCGCTCGGAGCGATGCTGGAAGCACTGGGGTAGCGCTCTAACAAGGAATTTCTGCTGTCGCGGTAGGCCGTTGTGCTCGCGCACTTCGTGCGCCGTGAGCTATCGTAGTCGCTCAGCAGAATTCCAAAGTCGTTAGACAGCACAAGGAGAAGTCCCATTAGGGAGACGACTAGTACCCAAGGGCATGCTTGGTGAGATCGGGAAGCGACGGTCCCATGGTGCCCAAAGGCTGTGACAGACGCGCTCCTCGCGGTGGTCGTCATCGTATTGCTTGCGCAAGTCGCGCTGGTAGGGTGGCTGATCCGCAGAGGCTACCTCATTTGGCGCGTCTTACTGGGCAAGGGTCGCGTACCCATGAAGTGCGGGCCGGTACTCCGAGTACCGGCGGCTCAGAGGTAGTGGCGCTCTATTCAGGCGCAAAAGGCAGGTTGAATTCCCTTAAGAGACCCCATGATGTCTGAGCCAGTCAGCCGCAGAGCCGCACTGAAACTCGGCGCAATTGGACTCGTCACGGCCAAGCTATCTGGTTGTGCCGATGAACAGCCACGCCCGGCGGCGAACCTGCCTCAATTCGAACGACCCGTGGGACTTGGAGACGAGGCTTGGGCCCCGGTTCGCGCGCAGTTTCTGCTAGATCCAGGCGTTGCATACATGAACAATGCGAGCTTGGGCATGCCCCCTCGGCAAGTTGTCGATGCAGTGGCGGCCGGCTATGCGGCGATCTCCCGGGAACCGCTTCATGGGAAGCACGACCTTCAGAGGCAGGTCGGCGATTCGGTACTCCCCCGACTGGCTGGCCTATTCGGAGTCTCACCGGAGGAGCTGTCACTGACGCGCAATGCGACGGAAGCGCTCCACCTACAGACCATAGGGGCGCGCTTGCCGCCTGGGGCGGAGGTGTTGATCACCTCCCAGGAGCATCCGGCGGGATCCCGTCCTTGGCGCTTCCGGGAGGTCCGAGACGGACTTCGGGTGACCGAAGTGTTCGTCCCTAGTCCGCTGCCTCCGGCGGATGAGATTGTCGCGCGATTGGAATCCGCGATCTCCAGCGACACACGAGCGATCTCGTTTTGCCACGTGACGCGAGGGGGGCATCTCTACCCAGTCGCGGAGCTATGCGGTATGGCTCGCGAACGGGGTCTGATGTCTCTCGTTGATGGTGCGCAGGCCGTTGGGCAGTTCAAGGTGGATCTTTCGGAGCTCGGCTGTGACGCGTATTCAGCGAGTCTCCACAAGTGGATGCTGGGGCCGGTTGGGACGGGCTTTCTGTATGTTCGAGAATCGTCGCGCACGGATGTTGTTACTGCGTTCGCGCCCGACGCGACGGATGACGCTCCGCAGCATGCGCCACCTGGTACAGCCGACTTCCCGGTCCGGGCGGCCATCGGAGCAGCTCTCGACTTCATTGGGACGTTGGGCTTAGATCAGATTGAGGCACGATGTCGCTTCTTGTCCGACCACCTCAAGGCGCAGCTAGCCGAACTGTCGGACGTTCGTGTGTTGAGTGGCGAGATCGATCAAAGTGCCCCCGGTTCGACGATCTTCGAAAAGTCGGGGTTGGACGCTGTGGAGTCTGTGTCGCTAATGGAGCGACTAGCTGCGGTGCATCTCGATGAGCATCAAAGGGATGGTCACAACGCGATTCGCGTATCGACGCACGTGTACAACACGACGTCTGAGATCGATCGACTCGTTCAAGCGCTCCGGGATTTGTGATGAGGACGATGTATGGTCTCCCACCGCGCCACTCTCTAGGATCAACTGTGAAGTGCAACAGCATCTAAGCTGCGGAGGTGAGTGGAAATCACTCAGCGGGAGTCGAGAGCGCTCCGCACCCATCGGTGACCCCAGGGCCGAGGGCTACCTCCCCTCCGGGCTCCTGACGCGCTCTCCGCCGCCCCTGACCCGGTCCCCGAGCGGAGGCTCCATGCCTGATGGGCCGCTCCTGAGTCCCCCGGCCACCCCGAAGCAAGAAAATCACCCCCAATAACCGGGCCGACGTATTGGATCGACGTATTGGACCCCGCCTCAAAAGAAAAACTCCCACAAAGCAGAAAGCCTTGTGGGAGTTAATCCTTCTCAATATCGGGACGGCCGGATTCGAACCGGCGACCCCTGCAACCCCATTGCAGTGCGCTACCGGGCTGCGCCACGTCCCGAAAGAGAGCGAAAGGTAATCCTGGGCCAGGGTCGCCTCAACTCCATAGGAAAAGAAGGATGATGCCCACGAGGATCGAGAACGCCACTGGGCCACCGAGCCGCTTCGCCATCTCCTTGCTTCCTAGGCTCATGACCATGGTGAATGTGAAGGCCATGATTGGACATCGAGGCTAGGAGGATAAGCCTCCAGCCGGTGTCTCACTCCGCTCGCCCGGAGGTGGTGAGCTGGGATATAGGCAGGGTGATCGCGTCGATGTCCGTGAGACCAGAGACGACTGCCGTGGCATAAAGGTCGCTACTTTCGAGCAGGTTCTCAGCCGCAGGGATGGCAAAGAGGACGCCAGGGACGAACTGCATCACCGCTCTCACGTCGACATCGCTCAGCTTCGTGACGATGCTCTTGAGTGCTTCTTTCAGGTAGAGGAGGACCGCGATCACTCCGCCCGACAGATCGCTACCTGGCGCGATCCGGCGACTGTGTATGCGCCGACCAGGCGCATGAGTACCAGGCCGACCTCTGTGGTTTGTCCTGGGTCGCTCTTGCCTGAACGCAACAACACGATGTTGCCTGTGACCATGAGTGCTGTGATCGCCAGGAGGTCGCCTGCTATGACCATCGGCCCGGCTGTCTCCGCGAGTAGCGCGGCAACGGCTCCGACGAGCGAGACAAGCGCGAACCCTCCTAGGCCTGCGAGTGGTGACGGGGCGCGCTCCTTCTGTAGGCCGACCAATAGGCCGAGCCCGAGCGCGATCAGGAGGTCCATGAATGTGGCGCTCGGCATCTCTCTCCCAGGTTGCAATACTTGTTCTAGAAAGGACGCGATCGGGGGCCCTTACGGCAACTGAGAAACCGGGTTGACCTCTTCGACGATTCTCGACTACCTTCTGGGTCTCTGTTGCGGGGTGGAGCAGTCTGGTAGCTCGTCGGGCTCATAACCCGAAGGTCGCAGGTTCAAATCCTGCCCCCGCTATAAGCTCGCGATGCGCCGCCAATTGGGCGGCGTTTCCCACGTAGAAGACCCATAAGGAGATAACAGCGTGCAGACGTCGAGTTTCTGGACGGTCGCCGATACGTGGAGCCCGCGGAAGCGGGCGGGGGCGGAGAGCCGGTAGGATTGGCCTCTCCGGAGTCTTCCCGCCCGCGCCTTCACCGGCTCGGGCGGGTTTTTTTTCGGGCCAGGTAGCTCAGTTGGTAGAGCACATGACTGAAAATCATGGTGTCGGCAGTTCGATTC is from Longimicrobiales bacterium and encodes:
- a CDS encoding nuclear transport factor 2 family protein yields the protein MPPEDAAQLEAILEDVRLGWEQGDGAAFYSHFLDWEAARYFEGGGENLGLRDLVENHVEPEAELGLSLGFSNVQTHFEGGFAWAIVDTEIQLTTPDGREIHNRGHGTYLFRWVADAWKVVHTQSASSPVRDEG
- a CDS encoding alpha/beta hydrolase, yielding MKRCALVRRQAAQQNRKTLDVAGAQEEGMTQIKRSYCLLALFSLVAPLPALAQGIVTHDIDYLSSAEYEDGKDLLDIYMPEGVADAPVVVFFHGGALRAGDKSDGQGVAQRLVPHGIGVVSASYRLTPSVMHPAHVQDAAAATAWVVENIADYGGNPDNVYVSGHSAGAYLAALLTLDPSHLEVHDLDPSSLRGSIPISAFLYVEETAADRPKDVWGTDPADWLVASVAPHIGTAGGRMLLIYADGDDEWRREQNERFGEAMRSAGSHGVRVVEVPNRNHMSLMTDLNASDDHIGDLMLRFIQQHE
- a CDS encoding alpha/beta hydrolase; this translates as MFEHYRPFALMANGVEIQGVIGGEGPPLLLLHGYPQTHVMWHKVAGDLAEHFTVVAADLRGYGRSSKPDPAPDHSTYSKRAMARDMVDLMHGLGFDRFAILAHDRGARVAHRLALDSPESVVRMVLLDIAPTREMYAHADASFARAYWHWFFLIRPSPLPERMIGADPRAYWVEKCGAGSAGLNPFTPDALAAYLDAFDDPRAIAASCEDYRAAVTIDILHDDQDGGKKVACPIRVLWGEKGVIEAHFDCLALWRERAEQVDGEALPGGHYLAEELPDQVVGHTLEFLHQGGA
- a CDS encoding tartrate dehydrogenase, whose amino-acid sequence is MAQKQIYRIATIPGDGIGCEVIPAGQRAVEVVAKRHGFGVRWDEFDWSCERYAETGRMMPKDGVAQVRSHDAIYLGAVGFPGVPDHVSLWGLLIPLRRELDQYANVRPVKLLKGIESPLKGRGEADIDFVVVRENVEGEYSEVGGRIYAGTERETVMQEAVFTRRGVDRIMEYAFSLADARPRRHVTSATKSNGIVHTMPFWDERFRAAGARYPGVETAQYHIDILTAHFVLHPDWFDVVVASNLFGDILSDLGPAVAGSIGIAPAANLNPDRSFPSMFEPVHGSAPDIAGRGVANPIAAIWSAAMMLEHLGQSEAARELEAAIEVSLASEHTRTRDLGGSADMEEALGAMLEALG
- a CDS encoding aminotransferase class V-fold PLP-dependent enzyme, with amino-acid sequence MMSEPVSRRAALKLGAIGLVTAKLSGCADEQPRPAANLPQFERPVGLGDEAWAPVRAQFLLDPGVAYMNNASLGMPPRQVVDAVAAGYAAISREPLHGKHDLQRQVGDSVLPRLAGLFGVSPEELSLTRNATEALHLQTIGARLPPGAEVLITSQEHPAGSRPWRFREVRDGLRVTEVFVPSPLPPADEIVARLESAISSDTRAISFCHVTRGGHLYPVAELCGMARERGLMSLVDGAQAVGQFKVDLSELGCDAYSASLHKWMLGPVGTGFLYVRESSRTDVVTAFAPDATDDAPQHAPPGTADFPVRAAIGAALDFIGTLGLDQIEARCRFLSDHLKAQLAELSDVRVLSGEIDQSAPGSTIFEKSGLDAVESVSLMERLAAVHLDEHQRDGHNAIRVSTHVYNTTSEIDRLVQALRDL
- a CDS encoding DUF4010 domain-containing protein produces the protein MIAVLLYLKEALKSIVTKLSDVDVRAVMQFVPGVLFAIPAAENLLESSDLYATAVVSGLTDIDAITLPISQLTTSGRAE
- a CDS encoding MgtC/SapB family protein, whose amino-acid sequence is MPSATFMDLLIALGLGLLVGLQKERAPSPLAGLGGFALVSLVGAVAALLAETAGPMVIAGDLLAITALMVTGNIVLLRSGKSDPGQTTEVGLVLMRLVGAYTVAGSRQVAICRAE